In one Culex quinquefasciatus strain JHB chromosome 2, VPISU_Cqui_1.0_pri_paternal, whole genome shotgun sequence genomic region, the following are encoded:
- the LOC6031688 gene encoding LOW QUALITY PROTEIN: protein farnesyltransferase/geranylgeranyltransferase type-1 subunit alpha (The sequence of the model RefSeq protein was modified relative to this genomic sequence to represent the inferred CDS: inserted 2 bases in 1 codon), which yields MADGNSSDEEFGDEWTLYATRPEWKDVEPLKQDDGENPVVMIAYSEKFNDVFSYLRAVISKQEKSLRAXGLTQDAAKLNAANYTVWQYRRDILKALNCNLYDELDYIETVIEDNPKNYQVWHHRRVIVEWLNDPSRELELTENILNMDAKNYHAWQHRQWAIKSYGLFEDELVYVDRLISEDMRNNSAWNERFFVLKHTGFTPEVLEREITYVMNRIRLIKNNESPWNFLRGLLQQGDGKLGQFQEIVDFCEDLYDSGIRTPYLLAFLVDLYEEKYFEARGEANREEYRTKVQDLCESMANQHDKIRAKYWRYIAENFRRKLAAEENQNGL from the exons ATGGCTGACGGCAACAGTTCCGACGAGGAGTTCGGGGACGAGTGGACCCTGTACGCGACCCGGCCCGAGTGGAAGGACGTCGAACCGCTGAAGCAGGATGACGGCGAGAATCCGGTGGTCATGATCGCGTACAGCGAAAAGTTCAACGACGTGTTCTCCTATCTGCGGGCGGTCATTTCCAAGCAGGAAAAGTCGCTGCGGGC CGGATTGACGCAGGATGCGGCCAAGCTGAACGCGGCCAACTATACGGTGTGGCAGTACCGGCGGGACATTCTGAAGGCGTTGAATTGTAATTTGTACGATGAGCTGGACTACATCGAGACGGTGATCGAGGACAATCCGAAGAATTACCAGGTTTGGCACCATCGCCGGGTGATTGTCGAATGGTTGAACGATCCTTCGCGGGAGCTGGAGCTGACGGAGAACATTCTGAACATGGACGCGAAGAACTATCACGCCTGGCAGCACCGCCAGTGGGCCATCAAGAGCTATGGGTTGTTTGAGGACGAGCTGGTGTACGTGGACCGGTTGATCTCCGAGGACATGCGCAACAATTCGGCCTGGAACGAGCGGTTCTTCGTGCTGAAGCACACCGGGTTTACACCGGAAGTCCTCGAGCGCGAGATCACCTACGTAATGAACCGCATTCGGCTGATCAAGAACAACGAGAGCCCGTGGAACTTTTTGCGCGGTCTGCTCCAGCAGGGCGACGGGAAACTCGGCCAGTTTCAGGAAATTGTCGACTTTTGCGAAGATCTGTACGACTCGGGCATCCGGACGCCGTACCTGCTAGCCTTTCTGGTTGATCTGTACGAGGAGAAATACTTTGAAGCTAGGGGCGAGGCAAATCGGGAAGAATACCGGACCAAGGTGCAGGACCTGTGCGAATCGATGGCCAACCAGCACGACAAGATCCGCGCCAAGTACTGGCGATACATTGCGGAGAACTTTAGACGGAAGCTGGCGGCGGAAGAAAATCAAAATGGGCTGTAA